The genome window GCGTCATGTCCGGATGATGGCACGCAGGTTGTGAGGCAGCTCCAAGCCATTTCGCTCTCCGTGTCCAACCATGCGACGTTAACCTCACGGTTGTCTTGAGCGATCACCGGGTCGTTACGTTCTCCCCCACTCCTCCTCCCCCCTTCCCGCGCGATTAAAGGCGAGCTGTTGTGCGGGAAGGTACTCAGTCTCAGGTGTTTCCGACTTGAGAATTGCGCCTTGCTGGTCAACGAGAGACGATCCAGGTTCACAGGGAGGCATCGAAAACGAAATTGGCAGGTCTCGAGAGAGTCACCTCCCCGATGCATCGCCAGCCTCAACAGAGAACCAGTTTGAACAAGCCCGTAGGCAACGTTGAAGTCGTGTCCACTGGCTAGTACCGCGCGAGAATGCCTTCATCGCCAAACTGGTCGCACTGAGCGGGTTCCTGGACCTCACCGCGGAGTTGCTTCGATGCTGGGTAGTCATCGCGGCGCTTCCTTCACATGTCAGTGTCTGACCCTGGTGAACCCGTGGCCACCAGGCCTTGGCAGATCCGTATGCTGTCAGGCCACTTCCCTGTAAGGCAGTGGAGGGTACGCTATGCTGGCGGTCTATGCCGTTGCCCGCCAGCGACAACGCCGAACCTCCCAGTTCGACCCACAACCCAGCGCCCGTGGAGCCCACCACCAAGTCCGGTGGTGCGCCCTGACGGCCCTCCTCCCCCTTGGGGTCATCCTGCTGATGGTGGCCCTCAATGCCTTGTACGTCGCCGCCGAGTTTGCCACCGTCGGCTCCAGACGATCCCGCGTTCAGGAAGCTGCCGAGGCGGGAAACCGCACCGCCGCCGACCTGCTGGAGATCCTGAAAGACCCACGGCGCCTGGACACGTACGTCGCGGCCTGCCAGATCGGGATCACCCTCAGCAGCCTGGCCGCCGGCGCTTACGGTCAGGCTCAGCTCATTCCGCTGCTCGCTCCTGTGGTCGGCCCCGTCGGGGGCGTGGTCCTGGCAACCGTCCTGGTGCTGGTGCTGATCACGGCCCTGCAGGTCGTCCTGGGTGAACTGCTGCCCAAAACGGTCGCCCTGCGCTACCCCGAACGGCTCGCGGTGGCGACCCTGCGGCCCATGCAGTTCAGCCTTTTTGTCTTCCACCCGTTGATCCGCCTCTTTAACGGCACGGCTTTTTCCCTGATGCGGGCCCTGAAGCTCCAGGTGGATTCCAGTCACGCGCACGTTCACTCCCCTGAGGAGCTCGAGGACCTGTACCGCGAGAGTGCCCGTGGAGGGCTGATCGACGCCAGTGAACGTGACATGGTTGCGGGTGTCCTGAATGTCGAGGACCGGGTTGTCCGGGAAATCATGACCCCGCGGACCAGGCTGGTCACCATCCCTGGTCACCTTACCGTGCACGAGGCCCTCGGTCGGCTGGCCAACACGCCGTACACCCGCTTCCCGGTCACAGGCGAGACCCCTGACGACGTGACCGGTATCATTCACCTGCGGCAACTCTTCCTGGCGGGTGAAAGTCAGCCCGACCGGCTGGTCGGTGACGTTGCCCGGCCACCGCTGATCGTGGCCGAAAGCATGCCGGTCCCGGACCTGTGGAGGCGCCTGCGTGAAGCGTCACGGCATGCGGCCATCGCCGTGGACGAGTACGGTGGTGTCGCCGGGATGGCCACCCTGGAAGACGCCCTGGAAGAGATCTTCGGGGAAATGCAGGACGAGTTCGATCACGAGGATGAGCCCCTCACGGTCGATGGTGACCGCGTGCTGGCCCGGGGGGACGTGCTGATCGACGTGCTCAACGACCGCTTCGGGCTGGAGCTGCCCACAGACGAGGTGGACACCGTCAGCGGCCTGGTGTGGCATGAGCTGAGCCGGCTGCCGATGGTGGGTGATGAAGTGGGCGTGGGGGCATTGATCCTGCGGGTCGAAGCGATGGAGCGCCGCGCCGTGCAGCGGGTGAGCTTCACCCTGCCCAGAGGCACGACGGACCACGACACCGGGAGGACCGTCTGATGGTGGACGTCGTTCTTCCGATCGTGGTGATTCTGGTGCTGGTGGTGCTCAATGGCCTGTTCGTCGCGGCGGAGTTCGCGCTGGTCGCGTCCCGCCGCACCCGCCTGACGGCGCTCGCCGACACCGGAAACCCGGCAGCCCGCTGGCTGACCACCGTCTTCGACGAGGAGACGGGCAAAGACCGCTACATCGCCATCGCGCAGCTGGGCATCACGCTCGCCTCCATCGGGCTGGGCATGTACGGGGAACCCGCGATCGCCGGCTGGCTGTACGGGCCGTTCGAGGACGCTGGCCTGTCCTACGCGGCGGCGCACACGGCCGGGTTCATCATCGCGCTGAGCCTGATCACGTTCATGCATGTGGTCTTCGGAGAAATGATCCCGAAAGCCCTGGCCTTACAGGCGCCGGAAGCGGTCAGCCTGCAAGTGAACCCGCTCATGCGGGTATTCGGCTTCCTCTTCCGGCCGCTGATCCTTGTGCTGAACTTCCTGGCCCTGGGGTTGATGCGGCTGCTGCGTATCCGGGAACCGGGCAAGAACGCCTTTTTGTACACCAGCAAGGAGCTCAGCATCATCACGGATGAAAGTGCCGAGAGTGGTCAGCTGGGGGAAGTGCAGCGGGACCTGATCCAGAACATCTTTGCTCTCGAGGACCGCACCGCCGAGGAGCTGATGACGCCCCGCCGCAGCCTGGAGGCCCTGTCGGTCAGCGCGGCCCCTGAGGAAGTTACCCGGCGGATCGCCGGGTCGCCGCGCAGCCGGTACCCGGTCTTCGAGGACAATCTCGATGAGATTATCGGGGTGCTGCACGTCAAGGACTTCATTCGTGCGCGCGTGGCAGGCAGGTCCCTCCATCTGGGCCGGCTGATTCGTCCCCTGCCCAGCGTGGCGGCGTCCTCCACGGCCGAGCATCTGCTGGCCCTGTTTAAGCGGGAACGCCTGCACGCGGCTCTGGTGGTCGATGAGTTCGGCGGCACCCTCGGCTTTGTCACGATGGATGATCTGATCGAGGACGTCATGGACGAAGAGGATGCGGGATCGTCGGACTGGGTGCAGCGCAATGAGGATGGCTCGCTGAGCCTGAATGGCGAGGTGACGCTCAGCGAGTTACGTGAGGATCATGGCCTGAACCTGCACAGTGAGGATGCGACGACGATTGCTGGGCTGCTGCTGGGGGAGCACGGGACGGTGCCTTCGGCGGGGACCACGGTGTTCGTGCAGGGTCATGACCTCACGGCTGAAGAGGTACAGGGCCTCAAGATCACGCGCGTCCGGGTACGGCCAGTTCCGTCTTCCGCCGGCGGTTCTTCACTGGCTCCGGGGGGATGAGGCACGGAGGACGCGTACGGGCAGCGGCTGGCCACCAAGATCAGGCGTCGCGTTTCTCTTCTTCAGCGTGCTGCACCTGACCCACGAGGCGGCTCAGCGGCGCGAGCGTGAACAGGAACAGCAACGTAGCGCCGGTGGCGAGCACATACAGATGCAGCCCGCACGCCACCCCAACGCTGGCGGTGGCCAGCAGGCCGGCCGCGGTGGTGAGTCCCTGGGTCCCTCCCCCGCGCCGGTCGGAAAAAATTGCTCCAGCGCCCAGAAAGCTCACGCCACTGACGACTGCGCCGAGCACGCCCACCAGGTCAAAGCGGACCAGGTCGGACGAGGTGGCAAACTGGGTGATGAGCGTATCGGCCAGCACGACAAACAGGGAAGCGCTGACGCCAACAAGGATGTGAGTGCGCAGGCCGGCACTTCGTCGCCTCCGCTCACGCTCCCAGCCGATCAGCCCGCTCAGCACGGCGGCTATCACCAGACCTTCCATCAATCGCAGTTCAGCCCAGAAGTTCTCCATCCGGCCAGCGTAACCTGGAGGACAAGTTTCGCCTCCAGCAGCAACTGTTGCCCAGGCCGCAAGGTCTTCCTCGGAATCTCTCCCCTGGCTGCTGGGCGGCCGGCCATCTGCCGGCACGGATCTTGCACATTCATCGCGGTACGCTGGGGTCATGATCCCACAGGCGTTCAGGTGGTTGCTGGCAGGATGGCTGCTGGCCGCGCTCGCCGGAACGCTGGGGCTGTACCTGATGACCCGGTCCGACCTGCATGAACGTTTCGATCTGGACGCCCGCGTGCTGCACCGCATGCTTTCACAACGCATGGAGCAGCAGGAAGCAGTGCTCCGCTCGGTCGATGCGCTGTGGCAGCAACAGGTCGGTCCCCTCACGTTGGGACGCTTTGCCGGCGTTCTGCTGGCCCCCTACCCCCAGGTGACCGCCGTGGAGGAGTGTGCTGGGACGTCCTGCCGCAGCGTCACCGCTGGACATTCCAGGCTCCCTCCTCTCCCCCCGGCCACGCCCGCGGACCCAACCGTGGTGTGGCCCGGGACAGGCGGCCCACTTTACGCCCTGGCTCTCCGGCAGGTGCGCGTGTGGATCGACGCTGACCGGCTCCTCTCCCGGGACGATCTGCCCCACCAGATGCTCACCGTGCAGATCTACCGTCCTGATGGCACCGGTCTGCTCCTCAGCCGCGAGCAGGTCGTCGGCCGCGCGTCCCTGACCTTCCGCGTCGAGAAAAAGCTCGGAACAAGTCTGCAACCGTTCCCGGTCCGCTTTGAACGCGCCGTCCCCTGGACGGCGTGGCCGTGGACCTCCATCGCAGCCTGGTGGGTGACTACAGCGGTCGCAGCCCTGTGGGTGGTGCGTCTGGTCACGGCCCGGCGCCGCTCGGAACGGGCCCTGCAGGACGAGCGTCACCGCGCCGAGGGCATCCTGCGCTCAACCACCGACGGCATAGTCGCACTGGACCCCCAAGGACAGCTCCTTCAGGCCAATCCCGCCTCTCAGCAGGTGCTGGGTCACCTGCCGGTCAGCGTGGACATCCGCGCGGCGGTGGTGCTCCATGCGACCCTCGCCCAGGAACCGTTCGACACCGACGGCTTCTGGTCCAGTGACACCGCGTGTCCCTTGCCGGAGGGCACTGCCGTGCGCCGCGGAACGGAGACGGTTCTCGTCGAAGGTTCCATCGCTCCGGTGTTCGGGGACGCCGGGCAGATGCTCGGCCGGGTCTTCACCGTGCGTGAGGTAGGCCCCCTCCAGCAGCGCATGCTCGCGCAGCTTGGTGAAGGCGAGCGCCGGGTCCGGGAGCATGCCGAACAGCTCGCGCACGTCTCGAGGCTGTCCACGCTCGGGGAGATGAGCGCGGGCCTCGCGCACGAGCTCAACCAGCCCCTCACGGCCGTCATGAGTTACGGGCAAGCCGGAGCACGCCTGCTGGACGAGCCGGACCCGGATCTACCACGGGTGCGTCAGGCCATGACGGCGATGGTCACACAGGCCCGGAGGGCCTCGGACATCATCGGTCATCTGCGCCGGCTGGTCCGCCGGACGCCAGCCCGGCTGCAGCCGGTGGACCTGACGCAGGTCGTTCAGAACATCCTGACCCTCTGCCAGGCTGACCTCCACATGCAGAACGTGCAGGTGAGCACGAAGTTCCCCCTGACGGCACCACTCGTCAGGGCGGACGCCGTGCAGGTCGAGCAGATTGTGCTGAACCTGGTCCGGAATGCCCTGGATGCTCTCGCCCGCGTGGAATCCCGGGAGCTGACGCTGAGCATCCGCCGGCAGCCCTCGACCTGGGCTCTGACGATCCAGGACAGCGGCCCGGGTATCTCTCAGGAGGCACGACAGCGACTGTTCACGCCGTTCAACACGACCAAAGCAGACGGTCTCGGTCTGGGCCTCACGCTCTCTCAAAGCCTGGCCCAAGGCATGAACGGCGACCTCACCCTGGCAGAGGAAGCACACGGCGGAGCGGCGTTCATGCTGACCCTGCCGGTCTGGGAGGTTCAGCATGAACAGCCGGCTTGAGCCGACGGTGTACATCGTCGACGATGACGAAGCGGTGCGTGACGCCTTGTCGTTCCTGCTGAGGACCATGGGCCTGAAGGTCGAGCCCTTCGCGGACGGACCCGCGCTGCTTGCCGCCCTGAACCCACAGGATGTGGGCTGCCTGCTGCTGGACATCCGCATGCCACAGATCGGCGGACTGCAGTTGCAGACCCAGCTTCAGGCGCGCGGGAGTGACTTTCCGGTCATCATCATGACCGGCCACGGGAACGTGGACCTGTGCCGCCGGGCCTTTCAGCAGGGCGCGGTGGATTTCCTGGAAAAGCCCGTGGATGAAAACATCCTGCTTGAAGCGGTGCAGCGCGCCATTCACACCCACCTGAACCAACGCGGACGTCTGGCGGCCAGTGAAGAAGCCCGTCGACGACTCGCCCGCCTGAGTGACCGGGAACGCGAGGTGCTCACCGGCGTGATGAGCGGAGAGACCAGCAAGCAAAGCGCCCGGACCCTCAGCATCAGTGCCCGGACCGTTGAAACGCACCGCGCCAGCGTCTTTCAGAAGCTGGAAGTCACCTCTCTGGCCGAGCTGATGCGGACCTACCTGAATGCGGTCGAGTCGACTCCGTAAAACTACGTAGAGGTCTCGTGAATCACCCGGATGGCAACTGAGGGCCCGGCAGCGCACCATAGAGCCATGAAAAAGATGTTTCTGACCGCCGGCCTGCTCGCCTCTGTTGCGGCTGCACAGACCACCCCAGCCCCCGCGCCCGCTCCGATTCAGCTGGCCCCCACGACCACGGTGCAGCACGCGACCCTGAGCCTCGCGGCGGCCAACCGCATCGCCATGCTGGCGGTGGGCAACTGTGCCGCGCAGGGCTACAACGTCACGGCCACCGTGGTCGACCGTATGGGCGTCACCCTCAGTGTGGCCCGCGCCGAGAACGCCGGCCCGCACACTGTCGACGCCAGCCTGCGCAAAGCCTACACCAGCGCCAGTGCCCGCAACCTGACCAGCGCCATGGCAGCGGGGCTGGCCGCCAACCCG of Deinococcus malanensis contains these proteins:
- a CDS encoding hemolysin family protein, whose amino-acid sequence is MLAVYAVARQRQRRTSQFDPQPSARGAHHQVRWCALTALLPLGVILLMVALNALYVAAEFATVGSRRSRVQEAAEAGNRTAADLLEILKDPRRLDTYVAACQIGITLSSLAAGAYGQAQLIPLLAPVVGPVGGVVLATVLVLVLITALQVVLGELLPKTVALRYPERLAVATLRPMQFSLFVFHPLIRLFNGTAFSLMRALKLQVDSSHAHVHSPEELEDLYRESARGGLIDASERDMVAGVLNVEDRVVREIMTPRTRLVTIPGHLTVHEALGRLANTPYTRFPVTGETPDDVTGIIHLRQLFLAGESQPDRLVGDVARPPLIVAESMPVPDLWRRLREASRHAAIAVDEYGGVAGMATLEDALEEIFGEMQDEFDHEDEPLTVDGDRVLARGDVLIDVLNDRFGLELPTDEVDTVSGLVWHELSRLPMVGDEVGVGALILRVEAMERRAVQRVSFTLPRGTTDHDTGRTV
- a CDS encoding hemolysin family protein — protein: MVDVVLPIVVILVLVVLNGLFVAAEFALVASRRTRLTALADTGNPAARWLTTVFDEETGKDRYIAIAQLGITLASIGLGMYGEPAIAGWLYGPFEDAGLSYAAAHTAGFIIALSLITFMHVVFGEMIPKALALQAPEAVSLQVNPLMRVFGFLFRPLILVLNFLALGLMRLLRIREPGKNAFLYTSKELSIITDESAESGQLGEVQRDLIQNIFALEDRTAEELMTPRRSLEALSVSAAPEEVTRRIAGSPRSRYPVFEDNLDEIIGVLHVKDFIRARVAGRSLHLGRLIRPLPSVAASSTAEHLLALFKRERLHAALVVDEFGGTLGFVTMDDLIEDVMDEEDAGSSDWVQRNEDGSLSLNGEVTLSELREDHGLNLHSEDATTIAGLLLGEHGTVPSAGTTVFVQGHDLTAEEVQGLKITRVRVRPVPSSAGGSSLAPGG
- a CDS encoding MgtC/SapB family protein, which codes for MENFWAELRLMEGLVIAAVLSGLIGWERERRRRSAGLRTHILVGVSASLFVVLADTLITQFATSSDLVRFDLVGVLGAVVSGVSFLGAGAIFSDRRGGGTQGLTTAAGLLATASVGVACGLHLYVLATGATLLFLFTLAPLSRLVGQVQHAEEEKRDA
- a CDS encoding PAS domain-containing sensor histidine kinase; translation: MIPQAFRWLLAGWLLAALAGTLGLYLMTRSDLHERFDLDARVLHRMLSQRMEQQEAVLRSVDALWQQQVGPLTLGRFAGVLLAPYPQVTAVEECAGTSCRSVTAGHSRLPPLPPATPADPTVVWPGTGGPLYALALRQVRVWIDADRLLSRDDLPHQMLTVQIYRPDGTGLLLSREQVVGRASLTFRVEKKLGTSLQPFPVRFERAVPWTAWPWTSIAAWWVTTAVAALWVVRLVTARRRSERALQDERHRAEGILRSTTDGIVALDPQGQLLQANPASQQVLGHLPVSVDIRAAVVLHATLAQEPFDTDGFWSSDTACPLPEGTAVRRGTETVLVEGSIAPVFGDAGQMLGRVFTVREVGPLQQRMLAQLGEGERRVREHAEQLAHVSRLSTLGEMSAGLAHELNQPLTAVMSYGQAGARLLDEPDPDLPRVRQAMTAMVTQARRASDIIGHLRRLVRRTPARLQPVDLTQVVQNILTLCQADLHMQNVQVSTKFPLTAPLVRADAVQVEQIVLNLVRNALDALARVESRELTLSIRRQPSTWALTIQDSGPGISQEARQRLFTPFNTTKADGLGLGLTLSQSLAQGMNGDLTLAEEAHGGAAFMLTLPVWEVQHEQPA
- a CDS encoding response regulator transcription factor; translation: MNSRLEPTVYIVDDDEAVRDALSFLLRTMGLKVEPFADGPALLAALNPQDVGCLLLDIRMPQIGGLQLQTQLQARGSDFPVIIMTGHGNVDLCRRAFQQGAVDFLEKPVDENILLEAVQRAIHTHLNQRGRLAASEEARRRLARLSDREREVLTGVMSGETSKQSARTLSISARTVETHRASVFQKLEVTSLAELMRTYLNAVESTP
- a CDS encoding GlcG/HbpS family heme-binding protein, which codes for MKKMFLTAGLLASVAAAQTTPAPAPAPIQLAPTTTVQHATLSLAAANRIAMLAVGNCAAQGYNVTATVVDRMGVTLSVARAENAGPHTVDASLRKAYTSASARNLTSAMAAGLAANPTLADIPGFLILAGGVPVRVNNAVVGAVGVGGAPSGLVDEKCATDAIRTVLGQ